The proteins below come from a single Felis catus isolate Fca126 chromosome A1, F.catus_Fca126_mat1.0, whole genome shotgun sequence genomic window:
- the LOC105260451 gene encoding olfactory receptor 2L8-like has product MENNNQTLTGFLLLGLFPPSRIGLFLFILIVIIFLMALFGNLSMFLLILLDIHLHTPMYFLLSQLSLMDLNYISTIVPKMASNYLFGNKSISFIECGVQSFFFLTLAGAEGLLLASMAYDRYLAICFPLHYPIRMSKKVCVLMITGSWIMGSINSCAHTVYALHIPYCRSRSINHFFCDVPAMLTLACMDTWVYEYTVFVSTTLLIAFPFIGIACSYGRVLHAICHMHSTEGRKKAYSTCSTHLTVVTFYYAPFAYTYLRPRSLRSPTEDKILAVFYTILTPMLNPIIYSLRNKEVMGALRRVIQRICSV; this is encoded by the coding sequence atggaaaataacaaccAAACATTAACAGGCTTCCTTTTATTGGGGTTGTTTCCACCATCAAGAATTGGgttgtttcttttcattctcattgTTATCATTTTCCTAATGGCTCTTTTTGGAAACCTGTCCAtgtttctcctcatcctcctgGACATCCATCTCCACACACCCATGTATTTTCTACTTAGTCAGCTCTCCCTCATGGACCTGAACTACATCTCCACCATCGTCCCCAAGATGGCATCCAATTATCTCTTTGGAAACAAGTCTATCTCCTTTATTGAGTGTGGGGTACAGAGCTTCTTCTTCTTGACTTTAGCAGGTGCAGAAGGGTTACTGTTGGCCTCTATGGCCTATGATCGCTATTTGGCTATTTGCTTTCCTCTTCATTATCCCATTCGTATGAgcaaaaaagtgtgtgtgttgaTGATAACAGGATCTTGGATAATGGGCTCAATCAACTCCTGTGCCCACACTGTATATGCCCTCCATATCCCTTATTGTCGATCCAGGTCCATCAACCATTTCTTCTGTGATGTCCCGGCCATGCTGACTCTGGCTTGCATGGACACCTGGGTCTATGAGTACACAGTGTTTGTGAGCACCACACTCTTGATTGCATTTCCTTTCATTGGCATTGCATGTTCTTATGGCCGAGTTCTCCATGCCATCTGCCACATGCActcaacagaaggaaggaagaaggcctATTCTACCTGCAGCACACACCTCACTGTGGTGACTTTCTACTATGCACCCTTTGCTTATACTTATCTACGCCCAAGATCTCTGAGATCTCCAACAGAGGACAAGATTCTTGCTGTCTTCTACACCATCCTGACCCCAATGCTCAACCCCATCATTTATAGCCTGAGAAACAAGGAGGTGATGGGAGCCCTGAGAAGAGTGATTCAGAGGATCTGCTCTGTATAA